The following are from one region of the Hypanus sabinus isolate sHypSab1 chromosome 14, sHypSab1.hap1, whole genome shotgun sequence genome:
- the LOC132404681 gene encoding uncharacterized protein LOC132404681 gives MGCRCCRMIKRYIFGPAIVELPSTVRNEINGKNNDIKHEATFHNKKDKTNNIVASTLDKVINLEEQDTEIEIRESNALKKNIVSVQNKIAEDVKDNTNNDATNMLNNNQVHQVSIGAAAHPTDTNNCSLYNIKAMNKNEQVPHHGSGTENDCPTINGLSTHCPTEVSAVALEEEKVADNHEIANMNNDKLSPRENEVYQNNVKTDPEEIKALSNPSSNQNPNVLNGHKDLEGTPSAIDGKFSRSLLEEKFRLEFQDAEVAAALAALEAATAGEDDELED, from the exons ATGGGGTGCAGGTGCTGTAGAATGATAAAAAG gtacatctttggaccagcTATTGTAGAACTACCATCCACTGTGAGAAATGAAATCAATGGTAAAAACAACGACATTAAGCATGAGGCTACATTTCACAACAAAAAGGACAAAACCAACAATATTGTTGCTTCAACTTTGGACAAAGTAATAAACCTGGAAGAACAAGATACAGAAATAGAAATAagggaaagtaatgcattgaagaAAAATATTGTATCTGTCCAAAATAAGATAGCTGAAGATGTTAAAGACAACACTAATAATGATGCAACAAACATGCTGAATAATAACCAAGTACATCAAGTGTCAATTGGAGCTGCTgcacaccccactgatacaaatAATTGCTCCTTGTACAATATAAAAGCTATGAATAAAAATGAACAGGTACCTCACCATGGCTCAGGAACTGAAAATGATTGTCCAACAATCAATGGACTCTCTACACATTGTCCCACAGAAGTTAGCGCTGTTGCTCTGGAAGAAGAGAAAGTAGCAGACAATCATGAAATTGCCAACATGAATAATGATAAATTGTCACCCAGGGAAAACGAAGTGTACCAAAACAATGTGAAAACTGACCCTGAAGAAATCAAAGCTTTATCCAACCCATCTTCTAATCAAAATCCAAATGTCTTAAATGGACACAAAGATCTAGAAGGCACTCCTTCTGCCATTGATGGTAAATTCAGCAGGAGTTTGCTTGAAGAGAAATTCAGGCTGGAGTTTCAGGATGCAGAGGTGGCAGCTGCCCTTGCAGCACTGGAGGCTGCGACTGCTGGGGAAGATGATGAGCTGGAGGACTGA